In the Nicotiana tabacum cultivar K326 chromosome 16, ASM71507v2, whole genome shotgun sequence genome, one interval contains:
- the LOC107826738 gene encoding uncharacterized protein LOC107826738, giving the protein MGNFTSCTVLPTIRNSKAARVVLPGGEIRQFREPIKAAELMLENPNNFLVNSSSLNIGRRFSALSADEDLEFGNVYIMFPMKRVNSVVTASDMTVLLLAANSAAKRISGGKVKISPEVSAPAPESTPEINAGGRNSDGVEGFPVEHELKYRLSCRSRKPSLETILEEPVCSR; this is encoded by the coding sequence ATGGGAAACTTTACTTCATGTACTGTTTTACCAACGATAAGGAATTCAAAAGCAGCCAGAGTTGTTCTACCAGGAGGAGAAATCAGACAATTTCGTGAACCAATAAAAGCAGCAGAACTCATGTTAGAGAACCCAAATAATTTTTTAGTGAATTCAAGTTCGTTAAATATTGGTCGTAGATTTTCAGCTTTGTCTGCCGATGAAGATTTGGAGTTTGGAAATGTTTATATTATGTTTCCAATGAAGAGAGTGAATTCAGTTGTGACAGCTTCTGATATGACTGTGCTTTTATTGGCTGCTAATTCTGCTGCTAAGAGAATTTCTGGAGGAAAGGTTAAGATTTCGCCGGAAGTGTCAGCGCCGGCGCCGGAGTCAACGCCGGAGATCAACGCCGGTGGACGGAATTCGGATGGGGTTGAAGGGTTTCCGGTGGAGCATGAGTTGAAGTATAGGTTGTCATGTAGATCAAGGAAACCTTCGTTAGAGACTATTTTGGAAGAACCAGTTTGTTCTAGATGA